CACTCTCGCGGATGCGGCCGCGGCCGTGCTCCCCGGGTGGGTACGGGCGCTTCTCGGCCGCGCACTTGCGGCTCTCGCAGATCTGCGTGCGCTCGCGGCGGCAGCGCTTGCAGGTGGGTCCGGTGTACCGTGCCATGATTCCTCGTGATCTCGTCGTGCGTGGGCGTCAGCCGCGGCGACGCTTCGGGGGACGGCAGCCGTTGTGCGGGATCGGGGTCACGTCCTTGATGGCGGCGACCTCCAGCCCGTTGGCGGCCAGCGAGCGGATGGCGGTCTCGCGACCAGAGCCGGGCCCACGGACGAACACATCGACCTTGGTCACGCCGTACTCGGCGGCGCCCTTGGCTGCCTGCTCGGCGGCGAGCTGCGCGGCGAACGGCGTCGACTTGCGGCTGCCCTTCTGCCCGACGTTGCCACCCGACGACCACGCCAGCACCCCACCGGACTGGTCGGTGATGGTGATGATCGTGTTGTTGAACGAGCTCTTGATGTGCGCCTGGCCGTGGGAGACGGTGCGGCGGTCCTTCTTGCGCTGCCGCCGCGCGCCCTTGCCCGATCGCTGCTGTGCCATCAGTGCTTCCTCTGCTTCTTCTTGATCCCGCCGACGGCCTGGCGACGGCCCTTGCGGGTCCGGGCGTTCGTGTGGGTGCGCTGACCGCGGACCGGCAGGCCCCTCCTGTGCCGGATGCCCTGGTAGCTGCCGATGTCGACCTTGCGCTTGATGCTCTGCGCCACCTCGCGCCGCAGGTCACCTTCGACCTGGTAGTTGGCCTCGATGTGGTCGCGCAGTTGCTTGACCTGGCCCTCGTCGAGGTCGCGGACCCGGATGTTGGGGTCGATGCCGGTGGCGGCGAGCGTACTGATCGACCGCGTGCGGCCGATGCCGTAGACGTAGGTCAACCCGATCTCGACGCGCTTGTCGCGCGGGAGGTCAACGCCTGCGATCCGTGCCATGTCCTACTCCTGTCCGGCGATGCGCCAGACGTCGTGTCTGTCGGGTGTGTCGTGGTCTTCCAGGCCGTCGAGCGTGAGCGGGCGACCCGTGCAGGCCGACCCGCGGTCGGTCAACCCTGGCGTTGCTTGTGACGCGGGTTCGAGCAGATGACCATCACGCGTCCGTGCCGCCGGATGATGCGGCACTTCTCACAGATGCGCTTGACCGATGGCTGTACCTTCACCGTGCTCCTCCTGCGTCAAAGCGGTCCACGACCATGCCGGCCGGACCGGCTCCCGGCTGTCCTTCCGGCGCGCACCCCACGCGAGGCGTCACGTCGACGTCTGATCGAGGGGCGGACAGCACGAATGGCCCCACGTCACCGATCGCGCGCTTCCTGACACGGTGCGGAACGCTGCTCCGGACCGACATGCTGCCGCGGAAATGCGCGCACGACCGACAACAGGGCCGTCCAGACAGACTAGCAGGCACCGTGACCGCCTTCCACCGGCTCAGCTGCCGACGTTGGCGGTCGGCACGAGCTCGGGCTCACGCAGCGGCCATTCCGGTTCGTCGCTGCGCGCGGTCAGGACACGTGGGCCGTCGGCGGTGATCGCCACCGTGTGCTCCCAGTGCGACGACAGGTGCCCGTCGGCCGTCGTGACGGTCCAGCCGTCCGCCAGCACCTCGGTCTCGTGCGTGCCCAGGTTGAACATCGGTTCGACGGCGATGACCAGGCCCTCCATCAGCCGGGGACCACGGCCCGCGCGACCGTAGTTGGGTACGTGTGGATCCTCGTGCAGCGCGCGACCGATGCCGTGACCGACGTACTCACGCACGACGCCGTAGCCGTGCGGGTCCGCGTGCGACTGCACGGCCGCGGAGATGTCGCCGAGCCGGTTGCCGGGTGCCGCTCTGCTCAGTCCCGCCCACAGCCCGCTGCGCGTCCGCGCGACCAGGTCGCGCACCTCGGACGCAACGGTGTCGTCACCGCCGACGATCCAGGTGACGGCCGAGTCGGCATGGTAGCCGTCCACGATCGCGCCGGCGTCGATCTTGATGAGATCGCCGGCCCGCAGGATGACCCTGGGTGACGGGATCCCGTGCACGATCTCGGCGTTGATCGATGTGCACAGCGTCGCCGGGAACGGAGGGCGTCCCGCCGTCCCGCCGTAGCCGAGGAACGAGGGAACAGCATTGGCGGCGCGCAGTTCGCGCGCGGAGATCTCGTCGAGCTGCGCGGTCGTCACACCCGGGGCGACCGCGTCGCGCAGCACTTCGTGCAGGTGGGCGATCACCTTGCCGGCCCGCGCCATGAGCTCGATCTCGGCCGGTGACTTGCGGACGATCATGGCTGCCCCACAGCGCGGCTCATGAGCGTTCGGCCTGCGCGGCCGCGGCCAGCACGCGCTCACGCACCTCGGCGATCGTGCCCTCGCCGTCGACGTCGTGCAGGATCCCGCGTCGGCGGTACGCGGTGACGGCGGGCTCGGTGTCGGCCTTGTACTGCTCGAGCCGGTTGACGATCGCGTCCTCGGTGTCGTCGCTGCGACCCTGCTCCTCGGCCCGCTGCAACAGCCGCTTGGTCACCTCGTCGTCATCGACGATCAGCCGGATCACGGCGTCGAGGCGATGGCCGGTGTCCTCGAGGGTCTCGTCGAGGGCCTCGACCTGACCCTCGGTGCGTGGGAAGCCGTCGAGCAGGAACCCGTCAGCGACATCGTCGCGGCGCAGTCGGTCGTCGACCATCGCGATGACGATGTCGTCGGGGACCAGCTTGCCGGCGTCCATGTACTCCTTCGCCTTCAGCCCAAGCTCGGTCGCGTCACTGACGTTGGCACGGAAGATGTCGCCGGTCGAGACGTGGATCACGTCGTAGCGCTCCACCAGCGCCGACGCCTGGGTGCCCTTGCCGGCGCCCGGCGGTCCGAACAGGATCAGTCGCATCTGCTACTCCCTAGCGCCGCAGGAAGCCCTCGTAGTGGCGCTGCATCATCTGGCTCTCGATCTGCTTCATCGTCTCGAGGCCGACGCCGACGACGATCAGCAGCGTCGCTCCCGCGAACGGGAACGGCACGCCGGCGATGCCCAGTGCCAGGAACGGCAGGATCGCCAGCGTCGCCAGGTACAGCGACCCGGGCAGCGTGAGGCGCGTGATCACGCGATCGAGCTCCTCAGCGGTGCGCTGGCCGGGGCGGATCCCTGGGATGAAGCCGCCGTACTTCTTCATGTTGTCCGCGACGTTGATCGGGTTGAACGTGATCGCGGTGTAGAAGTACGCGAAGAAGACGACGAGCACGAAGTAGGTGAGGACGTAGACCACGTTGATGTTCTGACCGGACAGGTACCGGTCGACGAAGTTCACGAGCCAGGTCTGCTCCGAGAAGATCGACGCGGCCAGCACCGGCACGTACAGCATCGACGACGCGAAGATGATCGGGATCACGCCCGACTGGTTGACCTTCAGCGGGATGTACGTCGAGTTCCCGCCGTAGCTACGGCTGCCGATCTGGCGTCGCGCGTACTGCACGGGGATCCGGCGCTGCCCCTGCTCGACGACGACCACGCCGACGATGAGCAGCAGGGCGACCAGCAGCACGACGGCGAACACGACAGGACCCGACGACTGCAGGATCTGGTTGCCCTGGCTGGGCAGCTCCGAGATGATCGCGACGAAGATGATCAGCGACATGCCGTTGCCGACGCCGCGGGACGTGATCAGCTCACCGAGCCACATGATGCACGCGGTGCCGGCGGTCAGCGTCAGCACCATCAACGCCCGCATGCCGAGCGAATCGTCTGGGATGAGGTTCACGCCTGGGGGCAGTGATGCACCGCCGAACAGCGCGCCGGCGCCCGCACCACCGCCTGACTGGATCACCGTGATCAACGTCGTCGACTGCAGCACGGCGATCCCCACAGTGAGATAGCGCGTCCACTGGTTGATCCGTTTTGCGCCGGACTCGCCCTCCTGTTGCCACTCCTCCAGACGCGGGATCACCACCGTCAGCAGCTGCATGATGATGCTCGCCGTGATGTACGGCATGATGCCGAGCGCGAACACCGCCAGCTGGGTGAACGCGCCACCGGAGAACAGGTTGATGATCTGCGCGGCGCCCGTGGCCGCGGACTGCTCGATCAGCTGCCGGAGCGCACCCGAGTCCACACCGGGCGTAGGGATGAAGGATCCCAGCCGGTAGACCGCGATGATCACGAGCGTGAACAGGATCTTGGTACGCAGATCGCGGATCTTGAACGCGTTGACGAATGCGCTCAGCATGGCGTGCCCTTCGCGTCTACGACGACGTGTGTGCCGATGCGTGCCGGGCCACGAGCTCGGTACGACCCCCGGCCTCGCTGATCTTGCGCTCGGCCGACGCCGAGAAGGCGTGCGCCGATACCACCAGCGCGATCGAGAGTTCGCCGTCTCCCAGCACCTTGACCGGTGCCGAGCCGCGACGGACCAGGCCCGCCTCACGGAGCTGATCGGGCCCGACCTCGGCGCCGTCCTCGAAGACGTCACCCAGACGGCCGACGTTGACGGTCGCGTACTCGACGCGGTTGCGCGGGGTGAACCCGGGCAGCTTGGGCAGGCGCTGCTGGAGCGGCGTCTGGCCGCCCTCGAACCCGATGCGCATCGTGCCGCGCGCGCCGGTGCCCTTCGTGCCACGACCGGCCGTCTTGCCCTTGCCGGCCGCCTCGCCGCGACCCTTACGGGTGCGCTTGCGGTGCGCCCCGGGTGCGGGCTTCAGATGATGGAGCTTCATTTCGGTGACCTATCACTGACTTCGTGTGCCCTGTCGCAGACGTTACGCGGACGCCGACGCCCCGTCGTCCGCACTGGTCGGCTCCTGACCGGGTTCGAGCCCCATCGGGGCGTCGTCACCGGGCCGGCGCACCTCGACGAGGTGCGCCACAGCGGCCAGCATGCCGCGGATCTCTGGCCGGTCCGGCTGGGTTACGGTGTGGTGGATCCGCCGCAGGCCGAGGGCCCGCAGCGTCCGCCGTTGCGCGGCCTGCGCACCGATGGTGCTGCGGACCTGTGTGATCTCGACGACGTCGGTCATCGCGTCCTCCTGGCGTGGTCGCTGCGGCTAGGACGCCCGCATGTTCGCGAGCATCTTGCTCGGCAGGATCTCCTCGAGGTCGACGTCGCGCAGGCGCGCCACCTCTTCGGGACGCTTGAGCGACTTGAGCGCGTCGACGGTGGCGTGCACGACGTTGATGGCGTTGGCGGTGCCCATCGACTTGGCGAGCACGTCACTGATGCCGGCGCACTCGAGCACGGCCCGGACCGCTCCACCGGCGATCACACCGGTACCGGGAGCCGCCGGCTTGAGCAGCACCCTGCCGGCGCCGCTGTGCCCGATCACGCCGTGGACAATCGTCTTCTGGATCATCGGGACCTCGAAGAAGTTCTTCTTGGCCTCCTCGACGCCCTTCTGGATCGCCGCGGGCACCTCCTTCGCCTTGCCGTACCCGACCCCGACCGTGCCATTGAGGTCGCCGACGACGACGAGCGCCGTGAAGGAGAAGCGGCGGCCTCCGCGGACCACCTTGGCGACGCGGTTGATCGCGACGACCTTCTCCTCGTAGGGGTTGCGCTCCTCTTCGCGCCCCCGGCCGCGTCCGCGGCCGCGGCTGCTGCCTCCTGCTGCCATGTCTGTCTCCTGTCCGGCGAAGCCGGTCGTTCAGTGTCGGTGTGCGTCCCGGTCGATCGCGTCGTCAGAACTCGAGCCCGGCCTCGCGGGCGCCGTCCGCCAGTGCGGCGACGCGCCCCTGGTACCGGTTGCCCCCGCGGTCGAACACGACCTTGGTGATGCCGGCGTCGAGCGCGCGTTGGCCGACCAGCTTGCCGACGCCCTTCGCGGCACCGATCTTGCCGTCGCCGTCGGCGGTGACGTCGTCGGCGGTCGACGCCGCGACCAGGGTGTGACCGCGGTCGTCGTCGACGACCTGCGCGTAGATCCCGGTGTTGGACCGGAACACGACGAGGCGTGGACGCTCTGCCGTACCGCGGACGCGCGAGCGTGCCCGCTGGTGGCGGCGCACGCGCGCCTGCTGCCTGCTTGTGGTAGCCATCGTTGACGCTCCTAGATGCCCGCGGCCTTGCCGGCCTTGCGACGGACGTGCTCGCCCGCGTAGCGGATGCCCTTGCCCTTGTAGGGCTCGGGCTTGCGGATCGCCCGGATGTTCGCGGCGACCTGGCCGACGACCTGCTTGCTGGCGCCGCGCACCGTGATCTTCGTCGGCGACGGAACCTCGAACGTGACGCCCTCGGGCGCGGTGACCTCGACGGCGTGGCTGTAGCCGGCCTGGATGGTCAGGCCGTCGTTGCCCCGCGCCTGCGCGCGGTAGCCGACGCCCACGATCTCGAGGCTCTTGCTGTAGCCGTCGGTCACACCGGTCACCATGTTGGCGATCAGCGATCGCACCAGACCGTGGAGCGACCTGTGCTCGCGGGCGTCGCTCACACGGGTCACGACGACCTGACCGTCCTCGACGGTCACGTCGATGCCCTCGGGCACCGCCTCGGACAGTTCGCCCCTGGGGCCCTTCACGGTGACGCGGTCGTCGGCCAGCGTGACGTCCACCCCGCTCGGGATGGGTACTGGCTCCTTGCCGATCCGACTCATGATCTGCTTCCTTCTCCGTCGTCCGCGACCGTTACCAGACGTACGCGACGACCTCGCCACCGACGCCCGCCTGGCGGGCCGCGCGATCGGTCATCAGTCCGGACGAGGTCGAGATGATGGCGGTGCCCAGACCCCCGAGCACGCGCGGCACCTCGTGGCGCTTCGCGTAGACCCGCAGGCCCGGCTTCGAGATGCGACGCACGCCGGTCAGCGCCCGCTCGCGGTCCTTGGTGTACTTGAGCGCGATCTTCAGAGTCGCCTGCGGCCTGGTCGGCTCGACGGCGTAGTCCCGAATGTAGCCCTCCTGCTTGAGGATGTCGGCCAGTGCGGCCTTGAGCTTGGACGAGGGCATCTCGAGCTGCTCGGTGTACGCGATGTTGGCGTTGCGGATGCGCGTCAGCATGTCCGCCACCGGATCGGTCATCATCGTTGCTTCATCTCCTCGGGGTTCGCCCGCCGAAGCAGGAACGCTTCCCTCTCACCTACCTACTACTGAATGCTCTGCCGTTGCTGCGCCCGCTCGCCCGCCCACGCCGCGGCGACGGGAGCGCCGTGACCGCGGTGTCGCGAAGGCGACTCGGGGTGTCCGAGCCCCAGGCGAGGACGGGGTCCCTGCTGGAGCCGGAGCGTCACCGCGGTCACGAAGCGGTCACCAGCTGGCCTTCCTCACACCGGGAAGCTCACCCTCGTGGGCGAGCTCGCGGAAGCACACACGGCACAGCATGAACTTGCGGAACACCGCGCGGGGCCGCCCGCAACGGTTGCACCGTGTGTAGGCGCGCACACCGAACTTCGGCTTGCGCTTCGCCTTGGCGATCATCGACTTCTTGGCCATGGGGTGCTCCTGCCTAGCTGGCGGACCGGCCGCCGACGAAGGGGAAGCCGAACGCGTCGAGGAACGCCCGGGCCTGCTCGTCGGTGGTCGCCGTCGTCACGATGGTGATGTCCATGCCGCGCACGCGGTCGATCGAGTCGTAGTCGATCTCCGGGAAGATCAGCTGCTCGGTCACCCCGAACGTGTAGTTGCCGCGTCCGTCGAAGCTGCGCGCCGGCAGCCCGCGGAAGTCGCGGATGCGGGGCAGCGCGATCGCCAGCAGGCGGTCGAAGAAGTCCCACATCCGGTCGCCCCGCAGCGTGACCTTCGCGCCGATCGGCATGCCCTGCCGCAGCTTGAAACCCGCGATGGACTTGCGGGCACGCGTCAGCCTGGGCTGCTGCCCGGTGATGGTCGCGAGGTCGCGCATCGCGCCGTCGATCACCTTCGGATCGGTGACCGCGTCACCGACGCCCATGTTGACCACGATCTTGGTCAGCGTGGGAACCTGCATGACGTTGTCGAGCCCGAGCGTGCTCTTGAGCTGCTCACGCACCTCGGTGCGGTAGCGCTCGCGCAGGCGCGGCGTGTATGTGTCTGTGGTGCTCATGTCCGTTCGTTCCTCACTCATGGGCGGGTCGGCTCGGCGGAGGGCCTTGGAGGGTGGGCGGGTGAGCGGTCCGAAGCCGAGCTGGCCCGCCCATGACTACAGCTCTGCGTCGCAGGAGCGGCAGACCCGCACCCGCACCCCGTCGACGACGCGCGACCCGACCCGGGTCGGCTTGTCGCACGAGTCACAGATCGGCATGACGTTGGACAGGTGCAGGGGCGCCTCCTCGTGGATGATGCCGCCCTCCTGCGCACCGGCGCGCGTGCGCTGCACGCGGCGGTGCTTGGTCGCCATGTTGATGCCTTCGACCAGCACCCGGTCCTCGCGTGGCCACACGGCGATCACACGGCCGGACTTGCCACGGTCTTTGCCGGAGATCACCTGGACGTGGTCGTCGGTTCGTATCCGTTGCATGCTCAGATCACCTCCGGCGCGAGCGAGACGATCCGCATGAAGCGACGCTCGCGCAGCTCACGGCCGACGGGGCCGAAGATGCGGGTCCCGCGCGGTGCGCCCTGGTCGTTGATCAGCACGCATGCGTTGTCGTCGAAGCGGATGTAGGACCCGTCACGACGCCGCTTCTCCTTGCGGGTGCGCACGACGACCGCGCGCACGACGTCGCCCTTCTTGACACCGGCCGCGGGCACCGCCTGCTTGACGGTGCCGACGATCTCGTCGCCCACCGAGGCGTAGCGCCGCCCCGACCCACCGAGCACACGGATGCACAGCACCTCACGCGCCCCGGTGTTGTCAGCGACCCGAAGCCTGCTCTCCTGCTGGATCATCTTCCTTCTTCTTCCTACTCACGTACGACGAACCGATCGACGGCGACCGAGGGTGGCGCGATGGTGCCGCGGAGGCGACTCGGGGTGTCCGAGCCCCAGGCGAGGACGGGGGTCCCTGCTGGAGCCGGAGCGGCGCCACCGCGTCACCCTCGCTCACGATCTACTTCGCTCGTTCGATCACCTCGACGACGCGCCACCTCTTGCGCTTGCTCAGCGGGCGCGTCTCGGCGACGCGCACGCGGTCACCGGTGTTGACGTCGTTGGTCTCGTCGTGCGCGAGCAACTTCTCGGTCCGCTTGATGATCTTGCGGTACAGCGGGTGGGTCGTCGTGCGCTGGATCTCGACCACGACGGTCTTGTCCATCGCCGTGCTGACCACCTGGCCCTGGCGGACCTTGCGCTCACCACGCTGCGTCGTCGACGTGTCAGTCATCGTCCTCGTAGCTCCTAGGGTTTCGCGCTACTGCGCGTGCTCGCGCGCGGCGGCGATCTCGCGTTCGCGCTGGACCGTCAGGACCCGCGCGATGTCGCGCCGCACCTGCTTGAGCAGCCGGGGGTTGTCGAGCTGGCCGGTCGCGAGCTGGAACCGGAGGCTGAACAGCTCCTCCTTCAGCTCGTCGTGCTGTTCGGTCAGTTCGACGTCGTTGAGCTCTCGTAGTTCACCGACATCCATGTCAGTCACCATCCCGGGTCAGAAAGCGGCACTTGACGGGCAGCTTGTGCGCCGCCAGGCGCAGGGCCTCGCGTGCGACGTCCTCGGGAACGCCGGACAGCTCGAACATGACCCGCCCGGGCTTTACCACGGCGACCCACCCCTCGGGCGAGCCCTTGCCCGACCCCATGCGGGTCTCGGCCGGCTTCTTGGTGTAGGACTTGTGCGGGAAGATGTTGATCCACACCTTTCCGCCACGCTTGATGTGCCGCGTCATGGCGACACGGGCCGCCTCGATCTGGCGCGCGGTGATCCACGAGCCCGTGACGGCCTGCAGGCCGTACTCGCCGAACGCCATCTCGTGACCGCCCTTGGCGTTGCCACGCATGCGCCCGCGGTGCTGCTTGCGGTAGCGGACACGCTTGGGTGCCAACATCGTCAGGCCTCCTCGTTCTCTTCTGCGAGCGCGGCGTCCCACTCCTGGGTCGGATCGGCGGCCGGTGGCCGCGGCGCGTCGGCGTCCGCCGCTCGCGCCGCGTCGGCGGAGTCGGCCGGCACGGTGTGGCCGGTGTCCTGCTCGGGTGTCACGGCCTCGGCGGCCACCGGTGCCTCGGGCACCGCCTGCTGGGGGGCCGTCTCGGGCATCGGCTGCTCGGTGGGCTGCGGCGCGGTGCCGGGCAGATCGTCGGCCGACACCGTGGCGGGCTGCCCCGACTGCGGCGCGGTCGGGGCCTCCTCGGTCCGGCGCTCCTGCGACATGTCACCCATGCCGGCGGTCGGCGCCGAACGACGCGAGCTGCCGCGACCACGGCCGGCCCGCTTGGGCCGCTGCTGCTGGGCACGGGCACGACGCTGATCCGAGTCCGGCAGCACCTCGCCGCGGTAGATCCACACCTTGACGCCGATGCGCCCGTAGGTCGTCCGGGCCTCGTCGAAGCCGTAGTCGATGTTGGCGCGCAGGGTGTGCAGGGGCACCTGGCCCTCGCGGTACCACTCGGTGCGGCTCATCTCGGCACCGCCCAGACGACCGGAGCACTGGACGCGGACGCCCTTGGCGCCGGCCTTCATCGCGTTCTGGGTCGCACGGCGCATCGCACGGCGGAAGCTGACCCGGCCACGCAGCTGCTCGGCCACGTTGTGGGCCGTGACCTGCGCGTCAAGCTCAGGGGTCTTGACCTCCTGGATGTTCAGCTTGATCTGCTTGCCGGTCATCTTCTCGAGCGCGGAGCGGATGGCGTCGGCCTCCGCCCCACGGCGCCCGATGACGATGCCGGGACGCGCGGTCCACACGTCGATCGTGACCCGGTCGCGGGTGCGCTCGATGTCGATGCGGCTGACGCCCGAGTGGCGGACGCGCTCACGGATGTACTTGCGGACGCGGTCGTCCTCGGCCACGTAGTCCGCATACTCCTTGTCTGCGAACCAGCGCGACTTGTACTCCTTGATGACGCCGAGCCGGAACCCGTACGGGTGGATCTTCTGGCCCACGGCTACTGCTCCTCGGTCGTGAGAACGATGGTGATGTGGCTGGTGCGCTTGCGGACCCGGTACGCGCGGCCCATGGCGCGTGGCCGGAAGCGCTTCAGGGTCGGTCCCTCGTCGACGGTCGC
This genomic interval from Euzebyales bacterium contains the following:
- the rpsK gene encoding 30S ribosomal protein S11, which codes for MAQQRSGKGARRQRKKDRRTVSHGQAHIKSSFNNTIITITDQSGGVLAWSSGGNVGQKGSRKSTPFAAQLAAEQAAKGAAEYGVTKVDVFVRGPGSGRETAIRSLAANGLEVAAIKDVTPIPHNGCRPPKRRRG
- the rplR gene encoding 50S ribosomal protein L18 — encoded protein: MATTSRQQARVRRHQRARSRVRGTAERPRLVVFRSNTGIYAQVVDDDRGHTLVAASTADDVTADGDGKIGAAKGVGKLVGQRALDAGITKVVFDRGGNRYQGRVAALADGAREAGLEF
- the rplF gene encoding 50S ribosomal protein L6, with translation MSRIGKEPVPIPSGVDVTLADDRVTVKGPRGELSEAVPEGIDVTVEDGQVVVTRVSDAREHRSLHGLVRSLIANMVTGVTDGYSKSLEIVGVGYRAQARGNDGLTIQAGYSHAVEVTAPEGVTFEVPSPTKITVRGASKQVVGQVAANIRAIRKPEPYKGKGIRYAGEHVRRKAGKAAGI
- the rplE gene encoding 50S ribosomal protein L5, producing MSTTDTYTPRLRERYRTEVREQLKSTLGLDNVMQVPTLTKIVVNMGVGDAVTDPKVIDGAMRDLATITGQQPRLTRARKSIAGFKLRQGMPIGAKVTLRGDRMWDFFDRLLAIALPRIRDFRGLPARSFDGRGNYTFGVTEQLIFPEIDYDSIDRVRGMDITIVTTATTDEQARAFLDAFGFPFVGGRSAS
- the rplO gene encoding 50S ribosomal protein L15, which translates into the protein MKLHHLKPAPGAHRKRTRKGRGEAAGKGKTAGRGTKGTGARGTMRIGFEGGQTPLQQRLPKLPGFTPRNRVEYATVNVGRLGDVFEDGAEVGPDQLREAGLVRRGSAPVKVLGDGELSIALVVSAHAFSASAERKISEAGGRTELVARHASAHTSS
- the map gene encoding type I methionyl aminopeptidase, which produces MIVRKSPAEIELMARAGKVIAHLHEVLRDAVAPGVTTAQLDEISARELRAANAVPSFLGYGGTAGRPPFPATLCTSINAEIVHGIPSPRVILRAGDLIKIDAGAIVDGYHADSAVTWIVGGDDTVASEVRDLVARTRSGLWAGLSRAAPGNRLGDISAAVQSHADPHGYGVVREYVGHGIGRALHEDPHVPNYGRAGRGPRLMEGLVIAVEPMFNLGTHETEVLADGWTVTTADGHLSSHWEHTVAITADGPRVLTARSDEPEWPLREPELVPTANVGS
- a CDS encoding adenylate kinase; amino-acid sequence: MRLILFGPPGAGKGTQASALVERYDVIHVSTGDIFRANVSDATELGLKAKEYMDAGKLVPDDIVIAMVDDRLRRDDVADGFLLDGFPRTEGQVEALDETLEDTGHRLDAVIRLIVDDDEVTKRLLQRAEEQGRSDDTEDAIVNRLEQYKADTEPAVTAYRRRGILHDVDGEGTIAEVRERVLAAAAQAERS
- a CDS encoding type Z 30S ribosomal protein S14, which produces MAKKSMIAKAKRKPKFGVRAYTRCNRCGRPRAVFRKFMLCRVCFRELAHEGELPGVRKASW
- the rpsM gene encoding 30S ribosomal protein S13, which encodes MARIAGVDLPRDKRVEIGLTYVYGIGRTRSISTLAATGIDPNIRVRDLDEGQVKQLRDHIEANYQVEGDLRREVAQSIKRKVDIGSYQGIRHRRGLPVRGQRTHTNARTRKGRRQAVGGIKKKQRKH
- the rpmD gene encoding 50S ribosomal protein L30 — translated: MTDVVEITQVRSTIGAQAAQRRTLRALGLRRIHHTVTQPDRPEIRGMLAAVAHLVEVRRPGDDAPMGLEPGQEPTSADDGASASA
- the rpsE gene encoding 30S ribosomal protein S5, translated to MAAGGSSRGRGRGRGREEERNPYEEKVVAINRVAKVVRGGRRFSFTALVVVGDLNGTVGVGYGKAKEVPAAIQKGVEEAKKNFFEVPMIQKTIVHGVIGHSGAGRVLLKPAAPGTGVIAGGAVRAVLECAGISDVLAKSMGTANAINVVHATVDALKSLKRPEEVARLRDVDLEEILPSKMLANMRAS
- the rpmJ gene encoding 50S ribosomal protein L36, with amino-acid sequence MKVQPSVKRICEKCRIIRRHGRVMVICSNPRHKQRQG
- the rpsH gene encoding 30S ribosomal protein S8; its protein translation is MMTDPVADMLTRIRNANIAYTEQLEMPSSKLKAALADILKQEGYIRDYAVEPTRPQATLKIALKYTKDRERALTGVRRISKPGLRVYAKRHEVPRVLGGLGTAIISTSSGLMTDRAARQAGVGGEVVAYVW
- the rplN gene encoding 50S ribosomal protein L14, with translation MIQQESRLRVADNTGAREVLCIRVLGGSGRRYASVGDEIVGTVKQAVPAAGVKKGDVVRAVVVRTRKEKRRRDGSYIRFDDNACVLINDQGAPRGTRIFGPVGRELRERRFMRIVSLAPEVI
- the rplP gene encoding 50S ribosomal protein L16; the encoded protein is MLAPKRVRYRKQHRGRMRGNAKGGHEMAFGEYGLQAVTGSWITARQIEAARVAMTRHIKRGGKVWINIFPHKSYTKKPAETRMGSGKGSPEGWVAVVKPGRVMFELSGVPEDVAREALRLAAHKLPVKCRFLTRDGD
- the rplX gene encoding 50S ribosomal protein L24, coding for MQRIRTDDHVQVISGKDRGKSGRVIAVWPREDRVLVEGINMATKHRRVQRTRAGAQEGGIIHEEAPLHLSNVMPICDSCDKPTRVGSRVVDGVRVRVCRSCDAEL
- the rpmC gene encoding 50S ribosomal protein L29 — protein: MDVGELRELNDVELTEQHDELKEELFSLRFQLATGQLDNPRLLKQVRRDIARVLTVQREREIAAAREHAQ
- the rpsQ gene encoding 30S ribosomal protein S17 → MTDTSTTQRGERKVRQGQVVSTAMDKTVVVEIQRTTTHPLYRKIIKRTEKLLAHDETNDVNTGDRVRVAETRPLSKRKRWRVVEVIERAK
- the secY gene encoding preprotein translocase subunit SecY, whose amino-acid sequence is MLSAFVNAFKIRDLRTKILFTLVIIAVYRLGSFIPTPGVDSGALRQLIEQSAATGAAQIINLFSGGAFTQLAVFALGIMPYITASIIMQLLTVVIPRLEEWQQEGESGAKRINQWTRYLTVGIAVLQSTTLITVIQSGGGAGAGALFGGASLPPGVNLIPDDSLGMRALMVLTLTAGTACIMWLGELITSRGVGNGMSLIIFVAIISELPSQGNQILQSSGPVVFAVVLLVALLLIVGVVVVEQGQRRIPVQYARRQIGSRSYGGNSTYIPLKVNQSGVIPIIFASSMLYVPVLAASIFSEQTWLVNFVDRYLSGQNINVVYVLTYFVLVVFFAYFYTAITFNPINVADNMKKYGGFIPGIRPGQRTAEELDRVITRLTLPGSLYLATLAILPFLALGIAGVPFPFAGATLLIVVGVGLETMKQIESQMMQRHYEGFLRR